The sequence AGTGCCAGTGGAATATGCATGCCGTTCATCGGGCGCAGGCCGACGCAAGCAAGCGTGACCACGAGGAATCCACCGGCCACCACCAGGTGATCGTCTATCCGGTGACCGAAGGCGATCCTACCGGGGAGCGTCACGTCGACGGCAATCCGCCATAGGACCGTCGCCGCGTCCAAGGCGGCGGTATCCGGGATGACGGCGGCCAGACGATCCAGTCAGTACCGGTAAACCTCGATAATGCTCGCAAACCATTGGTATTCAAGGGCTGGTGGAGACGGCGAGGTTCGAACTCGCGACCCCCTGCTTGCAAAGCAGGTGCTCTCCCACTGAGCTACGTCCCCACGCGTGTTCTATTCTAGCATGCGCGGAATCACGTCTGCGGCCAGGCGTTCCATCTGCGCGGCTTCATCGAACAAAGCGCATGCCTGTCCTCCGGCTCAGCTGATTACGCAGCGATCGCGCGGTCTACGGCCGGCCGCACCGCGCCGAGCAGCGAGAGCGCCACGCCGAGCTGGACATCGTCGCCGCGCAGCATGTCCTCGACCGCCATCGAGACCGTGCGGTCCGGCGCGATGCCGATTCCCTCGATTTCTTCGTCGCGCGGTCCCGTCAGCGCCCGCGTCGTGATCATGATGCCGCCTTCGGGAAGCGCGAAGTCGCGCGCGCCGCCGAACGCGCCCGCCGTCGCCTCACCCACGACGAGCGCCCGATTCGCGTCTCGAAGCCCGATGGTGAGGATCTCCGCCCCGGACGCCGAGCCGTGGTCGGTGAGCACCACGAGCGGTGTGTCCCGGAACGGCGTTTCGCCGCTGGCCGCGAACGCCCCTGAACCCGCGCTCGAGCGCGTCCGCGCGAGTACGGTCCCGGCCGGTACGAAGAGCCCGGCCACCCACTCGGTCTCGACCACAAGCCCGCCTGGATTCCCTCGAAGATCGATCACGATCGCGCGAATGCCACCGGGATCGCCGAACGCCTGCATGGCGCGCCGGGCTTCGACCGCCGCGCCGCGGGTGAATCCCCAGATCCGAACGTAGGCGACGCCGGGACGAACCATCTCGACCTCGACCGCGGGCGTCTGGATCACCGCGCGCGTCACCGGGATCTCAAGCGTTTCCCCGCGCCGCCGGATTTTCAGCACGACCGCCGAACCGGCCGGTCCGCGCAGCCGGGAGACCACGTCGATGGCGGAGCCGCCGCGAAATCCCACGGCGTCGGCGGCGAGGATCTGGTCGAACAACCTGACGCCCGCGGCCGCCGCGGGAGACCCCGGCACCACCGCAACGACGAACGGCCCATCGGCGCCCGCGGGGAACGTGGTCCGGATCCCGATCCCAGCGTACCCCGGCCGGCCGGCAAGATTGTCCTTGAACTCCGTGTACTGGTCGGGGGTCATGAACCGGACGTGACTGTCGTGGACCGACTGCAGCATCGCCCGCGTGACCGCGTAGGCGAACTCGGGCTCGCGCGCCGACGATGCGCTCTCGGCGCGCTCGAACTCGACGGTGAACTCCCGGACCGCCTCATCTTCCGCCATCCCGGGCGGGAGATCCGGAAGCGCCCCGGCGCCGAGCCCCGCGCGTGCCCGCAGCGAGGCGACCGCGGCGTTCAGCAGCGCGATGGGATCGAGGGCCCGGAAGTACTCGCGCTCCGCGATACGCAAAGCCGCCACGACGAGCGAGGCGTCCGCGGCCGCGGCGCGCGACGGCGCCGCCGAGATGGCCGCCAGCGCGAGCGCGACCGCGAGCCACAGCGCGGTGACGCGGCGCAGTGCGATCCGCCCGCCGGATCCGGGAATCATGTCCGGCGATGTTCGCGTTGCGGGCGCCTCCTCCTCCGCTCCTTCGAGGAGTCGGCGGCCCGGCGTCCAACCTGTGCGTCGTGCCACTGCCGTCCGGGCCCGACGCCACGCGAGCCGCCGTTCCGTCTGAGACCGTGGTCTCGCGCACGTCGAGCTTAAGACTCGGCTTGTTCGGCGCCGCCGGCCTGTTGAACGCGATCTCGTGGCAGGTGGTCGTGCCGGTCCTCCCGCTGCATCTTGCGCGCATCGGCTACAGCGCGGCCGCGATCGGGTTTCTCGCGAGTCTGCTCAGCCTCGCGATGGGCGTCATCGAGCTCGAAGTCGGCCGGATCGCCGCCGTGCTGGGGCGGCGGCGCACGCTTATCGGCGGCCTGGCCCTCCACGCGCTGGCGCTCTTGGGGGCCGCCGAGGCGCGCACAACGGGGACGATCGCGCTCGCGCTCGCCGGGGTCGGCACCGCCCGCGGCGCGGTGTGGACGCCACTCATGGCCGGGGTCGCCGAAGACGCCACCGCGCAGACGCGAGGCCGGACGTTCGGCATCTTCTGGACTGTGACGTCGCTCGGGTTTCTCCTCGGACCGGCCCTCGGAGGGCTCGTCGCCTCACTGTACGGCGACCGCGCGGCATTCTATCTCGGAACGGTGCTGACTCTTGCCGCCGTGCCGGTGGTGTTGCCGATCACGAGCCCCGGCCGGCCGGCGGTCGCGGAACCGCGGGTGCACGCCCGGGAGGTCCTGCGCGAACCGGTGGTCGTACGCCTGTGCGTCGCGAACCACCTGCATTACGCCGTGTCCGCGATCTGGTCGACCTTTCTTCCCCTCTATGCCGCGGCGCAGGGCCAATCGGTTCTCGTCATCGGCGCGGTGTTCGCCGTCCAGGGCCTGACCTACGCGCTCTGTCAGATCCCTACCGGCCGGCTCACGGACCGGATCGGTCCCGAGCGGTTGATCGTACCCGCCGTCCTCGGCCGCGCCGCGGCCTCCCTGCTCGTCCCGCTGCTCCACACGCCGGGTGCGTTCTTTGTCGTGGGCGCGCTGTACGGCCTCATCGGCGGCGTCGTCCCCGTCACCTTCACGACGCTGATCGCCCGCGTCACGACGCGGGAGCACTATACGAGCGCGATGGGCGTCTACAATAGCTCGGGCGACCTCGGGTTCTTCGTCGGACCGCTCCTCGGCGGCGCGGCGGCGTTCTTCGGCATCGCCGCGCCGTTCCTGCTGTGCGCGCCGCTCGGGGCGGCGGCCTGGCTCAGCGCGGAGAGCGCCGTCCGGGCGGTTCGAGCGCGAGAGGGCTGACCGGCCCGTCCAGCAAGGCCTCGATCGTGCGCATCGCCCCGACGAGGCGCGTCTGCGCGCGCGGCGGCAGACGGCGAAGCATCGCCGCGATCTCGTCGTGCGAACGCACGTCGAGCGGCGCGAAGGCGTCCCGGCCGCGCGGGGTGAGGACGAGCAGCCGCTGCCGGCGGTCGGCCCGGGACGGAATGCGGCGGAGCAGACCGCGCGCCGCGAAGCCGCTCAAGATGCGGCTCAGGTATCCCGGATCGAGATCCAGGTCGCGCCCAAGATCGGACGCGGTGGGGCGGCGGCTCCGCGCGATCTCGTACAGGACGCGCGCCTGCGTCAGCGAGAAGTGACTTCCGAGGTAATCCTTGCGCAGCAGCCCGATCCGCCGCGTGTAGAATCGGTTGAACGCCCGCACGGCGTCGACGCGCGCCCCCAGGGCGCGATCAGGCATCCTCGACCACGACCTCGTAGTGTTTGACCCGCGCGTCGTACCGGGTCAGCACCGCCGCGGCCTCGGGCTCGACGACCGCCGCGTCGGGATCGGCGCCGGCGAACGCGCGCACCGCGTCGAGCGACCGCCACCGGGTCACGACGATGAGATCAGTCTCGCCGTCCGCGTCCCGGCGGAGCAGCGTGGCGCCGGTGTAGCCGTCGAGCGCGCGCAGCTGCGGCAGCACGCGGCCGCGCAAATGCTCGGCGTAGGCCGGCGCCCGGGCCGGCGTCGTCCGCGCGGTCCAGACCCTCGCGATCACGGGGTACCGCCGCCCACGACAACGGCCCACGGCTGGACCTCCCACCGCCGCACGAGGCCCTCGCGCACGTACGGATCGGCCTGCGCGAACGCTTCGGCCGCGCTGCGGTCGGCGCTCCGGAAGACCAGCAGCGCGCGGGCCGGTGGGTCGCCGAGCGCGCCGGCCAGAATCAACTCGCCGCGCGCGTTCGCCGCGCGCGCGAGGCGGAGGTGCGCCTCCCGGTGCGGGGTGCGGCGGGCCGCGAAGTTGTCGACGACCTCGTACAGCAGGACGTAGTGCCCCATCACCCTCACCCGCCCTGGGCCTGCTGGCGCGAGCCAAAGCGCGCCGGATCGGCCGTCAACTGGATCTCGAGACGCCGGTTGGCCTTGCCTTTGTTCTCCGTCTTGACGATGCGGAGGACGCCGACCTCCCCGGTCCGCGCGACGTGGGTGCCGCCGTCGGCCTGGGCGTCGTACCCTTCGATCTCGATCACGCGGATGCGGTCGACGTCTTTCGGCACGAGGTCCCGGGCGAGCCGGACGAGATCCGACCGCGCGAACTCCTCGTGGGTCACAAACCGCACGACGATCGGCCGGTCCTCCGCGAGCACCCGGTTGGTCTCGCGCTCGATCTCGCCGACGCGATCCTTGTTGAGGTCCTCGAGCGAGAAGTCCATGCGGGCGCGGTCCGGGTAGATCGCGCCGCCGGTGACCTTGGCGTTGAACAGCCGGTAAACCGCGCCGACGAGCACGTGCAGCGCGGAATGGTAGCGCATGATCGCGTAGCGGCGGTCCCAGTCGAGCGCCGCGCCCACCGCGGTGCCGGGCGCGGGCGGGGGCCCGTCGAGCACATGCCACACCGCGTCGCCGTCCCGGCGCATCTCGACGACGCGCCGTTCGCCGCCCTCCCAGCGCAGCAGGCCCAGGTCGAACGGCTGGCCGCCCCCGCCGGGATAGAACACGGTGCGATCGAGCGCCACCGCCCCTTCGCCGGCGGACTGGACCACGGCGTCGGCTTCGCGGAGATAACTGTCCTGAAGGTACAACAGCTCCGTCATGGCGCCATCGTGGCAGAGATAGTTGACCTAGTCAAGTATCTGCCCCGGCCCGGCGGACGAGGGGGCCGGCCGCGCATGACGATGGGGAACGCGGCGCCCGGCGGCGAATCGAGAGGGCGCCCGGATGCGGCCGCCGGGGACCAATGCCGCGACGACGAAGGGACGCACCATGAAGATCCGGATACGCTACACGCGGCTCGCGCTCATCGCGCTGGTCGTCGCGCTGTCGGCGGCCGGCCGGGCCGCGGCGCAGGCGCCCGCGGCGCCGTTCCCGGACGTACCCCCGTGGCATTGGACCTATCAAGGCCTCGTACGTGACGCGCAGGCCGGACTGCTTGTCGGCTATCCCACCGCGGTCCCCGAGCTCATCGAGAACACGCTCATCCAGCTCTACGACGGGTTCGTCCATTCGCGCGCCCCGGAGGCCCGGACGTGGATCGAGCGCTTCACCTACAACCGGCCGGCCTCGTGGCCGCAGCCGCTTGAGCGCTCGTCCCTCGCGCGGTTCTCCCTCACCGGCGTGACATCGACGGTCGGGGCGGACGCCGCGACCGCCACGTTCCGCGCGCAGGTCACGATGCGCAGCGGGGAGACCGCGACCACGCCGATGCGGGTGGCCCTGCGCCTGATCGATGGAGACTGGAAGGTCGACTACGCGGCGCTCGCGGGGGGAAGCGCCCTCTTCCGGTAAAGCGCGGTACCGGCACGCCGTGCCGGCTTGGCGGAGGGAGGGAGATTCGAACTCCCGAGGGGTCGCCCCCTAGCGGTTTTCAAGACCGCCGCAATCGTCCACTCTGCCATCCCTCCGGTGCCCAGTATAGCATCGGCGGTGCGCGGTGGCCCGGGCTCGTCCGCCCGGCGCGGCGCTCTCAGCCCAACCGGAGCCGGCGCGCGAGTACAATCAGAGCATCCGCGACCGGAAGCAACAGGCGCCGGGCGCCGGTGACCGCCGCGGCGCACAGCGCGCCGACCGCCATGCCGCCGGCGATGTCCGACGGGTAGTGAATTCCAACGGCTACGCGGGCGAGTCCGATAACGGCCGCGCCGATCAGCGCGGCCACACCCCACGCCGCTCCGCCCCCCAGGATGAGCGCGACGCCGATGGCGGCGGTCACGGCCGCGTGATCGCTCGGAAACGACACGTCGTGCGGGCGCGGCACGAGCAAGTGCGCGGGCAGCACACTGAACGGCCGCGGCCGTGGGTACGCGATGTTCAGGGCCGCGTTGATGCCCAACGAGAGCACGGCCGCGAACACCGCGAGGAGCAGGAGCCGCCGGCGGTCGGCGGTCCGCGCCGTGCGCACCCACAGCCACAGCAGCAGAACGGCGTAGAGCAGGATCCCGTCCTCCGCAATGGCGACGGCGATCCGGCCGAGAACCGGCAG is a genomic window of bacterium containing:
- a CDS encoding S41 family peptidase → MIPGSGGRIALRRVTALWLAVALALAAISAAPSRAAAADASLVVAALRIAEREYFRALDPIALLNAAVASLRARAGLGAGALPDLPPGMAEDEAVREFTVEFERAESASSAREPEFAYAVTRAMLQSVHDSHVRFMTPDQYTEFKDNLAGRPGYAGIGIRTTFPAGADGPFVVAVVPGSPAAAAGVRLFDQILAADAVGFRGGSAIDVVSRLRGPAGSAVVLKIRRRGETLEIPVTRAVIQTPAVEVEMVRPGVAYVRIWGFTRGAAVEARRAMQAFGDPGGIRAIVIDLRGNPGGLVVETEWVAGLFVPAGTVLARTRSSAGSGAFAASGETPFRDTPLVVLTDHGSASGAEILTIGLRDANRALVVGEATAGAFGGARDFALPEGGIMITTRALTGPRDEEIEGIGIAPDRTVSMAVEDMLRGDDVQLGVALSLLGAVRPAVDRAIAA
- a CDS encoding MFS transporter; this encodes MVSRTSSLRLGLFGAAGLLNAISWQVVVPVLPLHLARIGYSAAAIGFLASLLSLAMGVIELEVGRIAAVLGRRRTLIGGLALHALALLGAAEARTTGTIALALAGVGTARGAVWTPLMAGVAEDATAQTRGRTFGIFWTVTSLGFLLGPALGGLVASLYGDRAAFYLGTVLTLAAVPVVLPITSPGRPAVAEPRVHAREVLREPVVVRLCVANHLHYAVSAIWSTFLPLYAAAQGQSVLVIGAVFAVQGLTYALCQIPTGRLTDRIGPERLIVPAVLGRAAASLLVPLLHTPGAFFVVGALYGLIGGVVPVTFTTLIARVTTREHYTSAMGVYNSSGDLGFFVGPLLGGAAAFFGIAAPFLLCAPLGAAAWLSAESAVRAVRAREG
- a CDS encoding MarR family transcriptional regulator encodes the protein MPDRALGARVDAVRAFNRFYTRRIGLLRKDYLGSHFSLTQARVLYEIARSRRPTASDLGRDLDLDPGYLSRILSGFAARGLLRRIPSRADRRQRLLVLTPRGRDAFAPLDVRSHDEIAAMLRRLPPRAQTRLVGAMRTIEALLDGPVSPLALEPPGRRSPR
- a CDS encoding antibiotic biosynthesis monooxygenase, whose product is MIARVWTARTTPARAPAYAEHLRGRVLPQLRALDGYTGATLLRRDADGETDLIVVTRWRSLDAVRAFAGADPDAAVVEPEAAAVLTRYDARVKHYEVVVEDA
- a CDS encoding YciI-like protein, with product MGHYVLLYEVVDNFAARRTPHREAHLRLARAANARGELILAGALGDPPARALLVFRSADRSAAEAFAQADPYVREGLVRRWEVQPWAVVVGGGTP
- a CDS encoding alanyl-tRNA editing protein yields the protein MTELLYLQDSYLREADAVVQSAGEGAVALDRTVFYPGGGGQPFDLGLLRWEGGERRVVEMRRDGDAVWHVLDGPPPAPGTAVGAALDWDRRYAIMRYHSALHVLVGAVYRLFNAKVTGGAIYPDRARMDFSLEDLNKDRVGEIERETNRVLAEDRPIVVRFVTHEEFARSDLVRLARDLVPKDVDRIRVIEIEGYDAQADGGTHVARTGEVGVLRIVKTENKGKANRRLEIQLTADPARFGSRQQAQGG
- a CDS encoding phosphatase PAP2 family protein, coding for MDIALFTTLNALPARLPVLGRIAVAIAEDGILLYAVLLLWLWVRTARTADRRRLLLLAVFAAVLSLGINAALNIAYPRPRPFSVLPAHLLVPRPHDVSFPSDHAAVTAAIGVALILGGGAAWGVAALIGAAVIGLARVAVGIHYPSDIAGGMAVGALCAAAVTGARRLLLPVADALIVLARRLRLG